Genomic DNA from Candidatus Bathyarchaeia archaeon:
CGACGAATGTCAAATCGGCGATATTAAAGTTGGGTTTTTGGATGCAGGCCACATCCCCGGCAGCGCGCAGTTACTCTTAGATCTTGGAGGAGGCAAACGCTTAGCCTATACTGGCGACATAAATACCGTGGACACGCAACTGCTGTCTAGAGCCTCAACAGATTACGGAGAACTCAGCCACCTAATAATCGAGGCGACCTATGTCAACGAAGACCATCCTGAACGCTCCCAGCTGGAGAAACTTTTTGTAGCCCGCGCTAGAGAGGTTGTGGAGAGAGGTGGAACTGTGCTCGTTCCAGCTTTCTCGGTTGGACGTTCACAGGAGATTCTATGTATACTAGCCGCTCACAAGTTTGAGTACCCGGTGGTGATGGACGGAATGGCACTAAAGGTCAATGAGATTATGCTTCAGTATCCCCAATACTTCAAGAACCATAACCTCCTCCGAAGAGCCCTAGAAGGTGCGAGGTGGGTCTCAGGCTGGCGGGAGCGAAAGGAGGTTGTGAAGTCGCCGGGTGTGATAGTCTCTCCGGCAGGTATGCTGAAAGGAGGGGCTGCAGCCTTCTACATAGAAAAAGTTGCGAACAAGAAACAGAACGCCATATTTCTTGTGAGCTTCCAGATCCCAGGAACTCCCGGCAGGGTTCTACTTGAGGAGAGAAAAGTCTTCATCGGAGGGAAGGCGAAGACAGTGGAGGCTGAGGTTGAGAGGTTCGACTTCACATCTCATTGTGGGAGGAAAGAACTGGAGGCTCTGCTTAAGGAAGCCAAAGGGAATCCAACCGTTTACACTGTGCACGGTAGCCCAGAGAACTGCATGGAACTGGCGGAGTGGGTGGAGAGAGAGGTAGGGTTGAAAGCGTTGGCGCCTTCAGCGAACGACAGCTACAAGTTATAATTGTAGCGACCCTTAAATAGAGTTAATGAACACTCACACATGAGACTCAAGACTGACATATTATCCATTACACTAAAGCCTGTCCAGCACTAGAGTTTTAAACCATCCATCTTCAGCATAATTCACCTCGCACTCATGGCTCTTAGCCATCAAACTCCACCAACTTGTTGGAATGAGAAAGAAACTATCACATAGCCAAGGCTTGTGCAAACTAGATCTCAGCTTCTTTAACCCCTTCTTTACTCAAACTTTTTATAAAACCCAGTAGACCTACAAATGCGAGTGTTAAGCCCAGGCTGGAAATCTCTCATGGTAGAGAAACATCGCCATTGTGTGGTATGCGGAATCTCGGTGCCGGCGGATAAGGACCCTCCAATCTGCAGTCAGAGATGCGAGCTTGAAATAGATAAGAGGAAGAAGAGGCAGAGATATACTATGCTTATGACGCTAATACCTATGGTTGTCGTGGCTGTCTTGATAGTCCTTCTTCCCTACCTCTTCCCTCCAACAGTAGGCCCTACGCCTTAGCCTCTAGATAGCCTACCAAAAATGGTCTAAAATGGCATCCAATAATCAAGGCTTCAGACTCTTAGAGCATTTGACGATTCACCTACTTCAGATAGGAGAGGTCGAGGAGGAAGTTATTAACAGGGTCTTAGCCAACCTTGAGAGCGTATTTGGAGTATGCAGAGTCGTAAGGAGCCGAGGTGAAACTCAGCTTCTCCAAGCTGCCTATAATGAGGTAAGACGACAGTATAATGCGGAGGTCATCTTAGAGCGACTGTCTAAAACGGTAAAACCTCTGGGAGGGGCGGACAGGGTCCTTGCCCTACTGTGCGTAGACATCTATGCGGGAAGACTGAATTTCATCTTTGGGCAGGCTCAATGCCCCGGACGGTTTGCGGTTGTCTCTACTTACCGGCTCCGGCCTGAGTTCTACCATGTGGAGGATTGCTTCCTATTCGTTGCTAGAGTCGTGAAGGAGGTAACTCATGAGTTGGGTCACACTTTCGGGATTAAACACTGCACCAACCCTCGATGTGTGATGTGCTTCTCAAACAGCGTTGAGATGGTAGACGGTAAAAACTCCACATTCTGCCCTTCTTGTCAGAGTATGTTATGGGAAAACGTGAGGAGGACAAGTTTTCGGGCTTAGTGCCCTCAGAACTTGCCTCTTTCATTTTCCATATTGCCACTTTTAGCCATGACGGTTGCGGATTTCAACCTTCCCCAGCAGATTTTGAAATAACCCCCAGATGCACATTTTTGATGGGAAAGTTTTCTGTGGCTTTCGGGACGCTGAAAGTTAGAAGACGGGCGAGGGGCTTCTAAAAAGAGAATCTTCCAGTTAAATACTTGTTCGCCTTATTGTTAGTTTAAAGCGTAGGCGTAACGTTCTCGCTACGCAGCAAATATTTACACGCTAATAAATTGGGAGAGGGAATATTTCGTGGGAGATGCCTTGTCGGCCTCGGGGCCTCGAGAGGAGAGTTTAAGGCTGAAATCCTTTAAAGCTAGGCCCCACCATCTGATTCCAGTAATCTTTGTGTCATTACTTTCTACAGGTTTAGCAGCCGCCTTGAGGCTTGCGTACGGCACATCAGCATCCACTGTTTGGATATTTCCCCAAGAGGGGTTGGGTTTCCTCGCCAACGCTTTGTATCTAGTTCTGGCGGTAGGCATGGCTGGTACACTCCTCTACTTCTTGGCTAAGAGTGGTTATGGAAGAGCCCTGACTGCGCTTGTCACGCTTGCCTATTCAGCGGTAGGTTTCATCTTAGCCTCAGTCTACTTGCCAGTTGCATTCTGGGCTTTAGGACTGTTCGGGTCGGAGTTTTATCTTCTATCCCTGGCAATCGCTACTTCTATGTCGGTTGCCTCAGTGGTTTATGGAGGAGTATTTGGGAGCAAGAGGTTAAGGCTGGTTACAATGTTACTCGCTGGATCTTCTTTGGGGGCGTTGTTAGGTTTCTCATCAACAACTCTTACCGCTTTCACGGTGCTCCTCGCCCTAGCGGCATATGATGTTTTCGCTGTGTTTAAGGGCCCTCTGGGCAAGATGGTCTCCATTAGAGGAGACAGGGCAGTGAAAGGGTTGATGATGCCATTCGGAGACTTATCAATAGGACTAGGCGACCTTGTCTTCTACTCTATGCTAATATCTCACATTTATCTTGCCTTAGGGGTTACACCATTTCTCACAGGCATGTTGGGCTTGCTGCTCGGAGCCTACCTCACCTTTAAACAGTTGGAGAAAAGGACGATCTTCCCAGGTCTGCCTATCGCGTTAACTTTGGCGATGGGACTTGCCCTCGCAACCTACCATCTGCTCAATTTATTAACTTAGAACGTGCTGAGAACTTAGGAGATCGACGCTGCCTGTGTAATGTGTCTTCCCTGCTGGGTAGCTTGAAAAAACAACCATTCTTAAGATAAGAGGTTTAGATTGTCGCAAGTTAAAGAATGAGACTGAGGGCTAAAGATCATAGCCAAGTTTTTCTTTTTCCAAACTTTGGATCTCTTATACCAGATCTAACTCGAAGTTACAGCTTCACCCAGTTTTCTAAACTCTGAAACTCATAGAACAGCGTAATAATCTACCTGTTTCTCTTCCCACTTCATTTTGCCCAAAACTCTCACTCCGCGTACGTAGCCTCACTTAACTAGTCACTCAAAAGGAATAAAATTAATAGATGAAGGAGCTTAAAAAGATGAGATGGTTAATGATAGTCTTGAAGATTTTTAGCCCCCTAACCTTTATAACGTTTACAGCCTCAGCCTTACTGATAAGCAATAGAACTATCAGCCAGCGAAGCCTCAAACCTAGGTGGTGTGGATAAATAGCCTGTGTGCGGCTGTGGTCTAGCGTGGCCTAGGACAGGGGCCCTCCAAGCCTCTAACCCGGGTTCAAATCCCGGCAGCCGCACCATAATAAAATCTTCGAATTGACGGAGAGAAAAGAGCGTAGTTTAAACTGTAAGCTATATCCCACCTTAAACTCTACAAAACTTTTGGACGGCAAGCTTCGAGGAAAAGTGCTATTCTTGAACTGTGAGGCTGATTCTCTCCGAGGAATCACTAAAAAGAGAAGACCTAGATTTTAAGGTCGAAAAACACCAGGAAAATGTTTAGTAGGCTATGAAGGTTTCGGTTGAGTGTACACCGGGTATAATCCGTATCTCGTTATCGACAATTTGAGCCAGAGCATCGACGTTCTCAGCTTGAATCTTCAAGATGAAGTCATATTGACCGAAAAGGACATGCACCTCCTCCACCCCCTTAATTTTACTGAACACTTCCTTGTAGTAAGCTGCCGAGTAAGCCTTCCGCTCCCCGACCCTTATCAGAATGAATGCCTTCAACATTAAGACCACCCAAGTATGGGTAAGGCTCCAACAAATTTAAAGGCGTAGAGGAATTTTAGACATCTTTCCAGCTATCGGACTACCTTCTTTATGTCTATCTCTAGAATATCTGTCGCGCCCTTCCTCTTTAATGTCGGTATCAAGTGTAACACTTGTTCATCGCTGACGGCAACTTCCACGGCATACCCAGCATCCCCGCCACCCGCCAGCCTAGAAATAGTAGGGCTCTTCATGGATGGGAGTATACTTAACACACCCTCTAAGGCGTCTGCGCTTACGTTCATCTTGATAAGCTTCATTCCCCTCGCAGCCATAGCCCCCTTCACCAGCTCTACAACGCCTTCAATCTTCTCTCTCTTCCAGTCGTCTCTCAGGCTCTGCCTATTCGCTATAAGCCTAGCGGTTGAACTGAATATTTTGGAGATCACCTGCCACCCATTAGCTTGGAGGGTCGCTCCAGTCTCTGTGCAGTCGACGATCAGGTCTGCAGCCCCGATAAAGGTCTCAGTCGCCCCATATGAGCGGATAAATTTATATGGAAATGCCCCAAACCTTCTCCGGCAGAAGTTGGCGGTGATATTCTCATACTCTGAGGCAGCTATAATTCTCTCCTTGCCCTCTTCTTTAATCTTCTGGATAAACCTACCTAGAGCCTCGTTTTCACCAAGCCCCTCAAGTTCGTACCGTTGAGGTACTGCGGCAATTATGTCTACTTTCCCAACCCCTAAGTCTAGGAGTTCCTCTACGTCGGCATTGTGCTCAACCACCCAGTCATACCCGGTGATGCCTATATCGTATCTTCCTTCCTCCACCAGTGGGCTGATGTTCTGAGCACGGTGAATTCTCAACTCTAGCTCAGGGTCGTTGGAGCCTACCAGATATGACCTTTCATCTTTTACGCGTAACCCGTATCCTGCTTGATCAAGAAGATCCTTAACTCGAGCCCAGAGGTGCCCCTTCGGTAGAGCAAATCTAAGGATGCCCATTTCTGTTCGGAGACAATTCATCGCGGTTAAGTATAAACCTTTTCAGGCTTAGAATTGTTGAGAGTGGCAGCATTGCCGTCTAGAATTATCCACATGCATGAATTTATTAGGATGTTCACGCTTTATCAAAAATAGTAGGAGGCGATTTCTTGGCTCAACCAGCTAAGAAGGAAGAGAAGAAGAAAACCAAGAAGTAAAAGCCTACCTAAACAGTAAATTCTAGGACAGAAGATAATACTACGAGCCAAAGGGAGGTGCACTGTCCTCCATAAGCTGCCAAGAGGGCAGCCTATTTCCACACATCACCTTTTTATTTTTTATCTACTTTACGCTAAACGCGTAGGCCAAATTTCCCCACATTTTTTGCGAGAAACCTGAAAGAGAAGCAACTTCTAAATATCTCAATTCAGTAATGGGTGTTGTGGTTAGATTGTTCAGTGGCTGCTACACGGCTTTAATTACCCCAATGAAGAGAAACTTCAAGGTTGACTATGAAAGCCTAAAACAACTTGTCCAGTTCCAGCTTGAGAATGGAGTGGCGGGCATAGTGGCTGTAGGCACTACCGGAGAGAGCCCGACTCTAAGCTGGCAGGAGCATAACACCGTGATCGAGCGGATTTATGAGTATGCGGATGGGATGGGAGAGACAATAGCGGGCACCGGGAGCAATTGCACGGATGAAACCTTGAAAGCTACAGATCACGCAGTAAAATGTGGCATAGAATCCTTCCTTCTCGTGGACCCATACTACAATGGACCTAGCTCCCTCGAGATAAGGCGTGAATATATAGAGCCTTTGGCGAGGCGTTTCCCGCAAATAAAGATAATCCCATACATAATTCCAGGCCGGACAGGAACCCAGTTACTACCCCAAGACTTAGCCATCCTCCACTCAAAATTTCCTGGTGTGGGGGCAGTTAAGGAAGCTACGGGCGATCTGGAGAATACAAAGTTGATAAGGAGCCTGTGCGGACCCGATTTTGATATTCTCTCAGGTGACGATGATAAAACATATGAGCTCATGTCTTCTTCAGCCATCAGGGCAAGTGGGGTCATCTCGGTAGCATCTAACATAGCCCCAGCGGCTATCGTTGAGTTTGTGAAGGCGTTGAGAGGGGGGGATATAGTTTCAGCTAAGAAGCTCGATGAGGCGTTGAGACCGCTCTTCCAAATTGTCACAGTAAAGACAGAGGAGAACCCCCCAATAGGGCCGAAAGTTCTCTATAAAGCCAGAAACCCCTTACCATACAAAACATTAATGAACATCTTAGGGATGCCCTCTGGACCTTGCAGACCACCCCTTGGCAAGATGACTAAGAATAGTTTAGAGTTCATGTTGAATCAGGTCAGGAAAGTATATACGAATAACCCTGAGATTCTACGCCCGGTGGAATCATTCTTCGAAGTGGATCTTGGGGAGAGGCTCTACGATGAGAGATACTTAGAGGGACTGTATTATGAGGAGTATTAGAATCTGCGTGGCTGGCGCAACGGGCAGAATGGGCAGTACCATCATAAAAGAGGCTGAGAAAGGCGGGTTCACACTAGTAGGGGCAGTAGCCCACCCGCGAGAGCCAAGCATCGGGAAGAGCCTTAGGGAACTTGGAATCTCCAACTCGGACCTAAGAGTTCTAAGCTCCTCCAACTTGGAGGAGGCTATCAGGGACGCTGAGATTTACGTAACCTTTACAAACCCTGAGGCGGAGGTAGCAAACCTCCCCATCGTTGCTAGGCGCGGGGTTAAGATAGTGATGGGGACTACTGGCTTTAACGCGGAGCAGATGAAGACTATAGAGGAAGCTGTTAAAGGGAAAATCCCTGCCTTCTTTTCTCCAAATTTCTCTCTAGGTGTGAATATACTTTTACAAATCCTCCGTGCGTGCAAGCTTTTCCCCCCAGATTATGATTTCAGCATCATAGAATTCCACCACGCAGGGAAGGTAGATGCTCCAAGCGGTACAGCCCTGAGGTTGGCCGATTTGATCTCGGAAGTACGAGGCTACAAGATGAAAGTGTACGGGAGAAGCGGGCTCAGCAAGAGGGAGAGAGGCGAACTCGAGGTCCTCGCGGTTAGGGCTGGCGGAATACCTGGAATTCACGAGTTAATCGTCGCAGGCCCCTATGAGATGATAAGAATAGAACATACCGCCTTCTCTAGGAACGTCTTCGCCCAAGGAGCTCTCCGTGCGGCTGAATGGTTATACCGCCAGAGCGAGCCGAGAATATATACTATGGACGACCTTCTATCTGCAGACTAGTTTACGATGTTTATATTTAAATTAATAATTATTAATGGGAGCTGCGGTGAACAGGTTATTAAAAATTGATGAACGAGGTTTATCTATCGACGGTGTCTACGCTGTAGAGTTGGCGGCGAAATTTGACACGCCACTCTATGTCTTGAGTGAGAGGAGGATAAGAGAAAATTACCGCAACCTCAAGAGCACGTTAACATGCAACTATGATAAAGTAAAGATTTACTATTCTGCAAAGGCGAATACGAACCTCTCAGTTCTGAAGATTTTGGAGGAGGAAGGCTCTTGCCTGGACGCAGTCAGCCCAGGGGAGGTATACTTGGCCCTTAAGGCCGGTTTCACTCCTGACAAGATACTCTTTACAGGAACATGTGTAAGAAACGATGAACTCCGATATCTAGTAGAGGCAGGGGTTACGATAAATGTCGATTCTCTTTCCCAGCTGGATAGGTTGCTTAAATTTACCACACCCAGCCTGTTATCCTTTAGAGT
This window encodes:
- the hisG gene encoding ATP phosphoribosyltransferase, encoding MGILRFALPKGHLWARVKDLLDQAGYGLRVKDERSYLVGSNDPELELRIHRAQNISPLVEEGRYDIGITGYDWVVEHNADVEELLDLGVGKVDIIAAVPQRYELEGLGENEALGRFIQKIKEEGKERIIAASEYENITANFCRRRFGAFPYKFIRSYGATETFIGAADLIVDCTETGATLQANGWQVISKIFSSTARLIANRQSLRDDWKREKIEGVVELVKGAMAARGMKLIKMNVSADALEGVLSILPSMKSPTISRLAGGGDAGYAVEVAVSDEQVLHLIPTLKRKGATDILEIDIKKVVR
- the dapB gene encoding 4-hydroxy-tetrahydrodipicolinate reductase; its protein translation is MRSIRICVAGATGRMGSTIIKEAEKGGFTLVGAVAHPREPSIGKSLRELGISNSDLRVLSSSNLEEAIRDAEIYVTFTNPEAEVANLPIVARRGVKIVMGTTGFNAEQMKTIEEAVKGKIPAFFSPNFSLGVNILLQILRACKLFPPDYDFSIIEFHHAGKVDAPSGTALRLADLISEVRGYKMKVYGRSGLSKRERGELEVLAVRAGGIPGIHELIVAGPYEMIRIEHTAFSRNVFAQGALRAAEWLYRQSEPRIYTMDDLLSAD
- the dapA gene encoding 4-hydroxy-tetrahydrodipicolinate synthase, which codes for MGVVVRLFSGCYTALITPMKRNFKVDYESLKQLVQFQLENGVAGIVAVGTTGESPTLSWQEHNTVIERIYEYADGMGETIAGTGSNCTDETLKATDHAVKCGIESFLLVDPYYNGPSSLEIRREYIEPLARRFPQIKIIPYIIPGRTGTQLLPQDLAILHSKFPGVGAVKEATGDLENTKLIRSLCGPDFDILSGDDDKTYELMSSSAIRASGVISVASNIAPAAIVEFVKALRGGDIVSAKKLDEALRPLFQIVTVKTEENPPIGPKVLYKARNPLPYKTLMNILGMPSGPCRPPLGKMTKNSLEFMLNQVRKVYTNNPEILRPVESFFEVDLGERLYDERYLEGLYYEEY
- a CDS encoding archaemetzincin family Zn-dependent metalloprotease, which gives rise to MASNNQGFRLLEHLTIHLLQIGEVEEEVINRVLANLESVFGVCRVVRSRGETQLLQAAYNEVRRQYNAEVILERLSKTVKPLGGADRVLALLCVDIYAGRLNFIFGQAQCPGRFAVVSTYRLRPEFYHVEDCFLFVARVVKEVTHELGHTFGIKHCTNPRCVMCFSNSVEMVDGKNSTFCPSCQSMLWENVRRTSFRA
- a CDS encoding Lrp/AsnC ligand binding domain-containing protein; translated protein: MLKAFILIRVGERKAYSAAYYKEVFSKIKGVEEVHVLFGQYDFILKIQAENVDALAQIVDNEIRIIPGVHSTETFIAY
- a CDS encoding MBL fold metallo-hydrolase → MSADSNAGSSAKLRFLGGTKEVGRSAVAVSSGKTQILLDYGIAMNYEPGFPIHIPPKEVNAIVLTHAHLDHSGGIPIFHVRGKTPVYATSLTFELTKILLSDLINLSGYYLPYEYLEVDTMMQCRVNVSYSDECQIGDIKVGFLDAGHIPGSAQLLLDLGGGKRLAYTGDINTVDTQLLSRASTDYGELSHLIIEATYVNEDHPERSQLEKLFVARAREVVERGGTVLVPAFSVGRSQEILCILAAHKFEYPVVMDGMALKVNEIMLQYPQYFKNHNLLRRALEGARWVSGWRERKEVVKSPGVIVSPAGMLKGGAAAFYIEKVANKKQNAIFLVSFQIPGTPGRVLLEERKVFIGGKAKTVEAEVERFDFTSHCGRKELEALLKEAKGNPTVYTVHGSPENCMELAEWVEREVGLKALAPSANDSYKL
- a CDS encoding DUF2116 family Zn-ribbon domain-containing protein; amino-acid sequence: MVEKHRHCVVCGISVPADKDPPICSQRCELEIDKRKKRQRYTMLMTLIPMVVVAVLIVLLPYLFPPTVGPTP